The genomic interval GTTTGAGCCGCCCCTGGGTGAGAGCGTACATCGCTTTGCGTACCTGAAGAATACCAACAAGGTGATCGATACCACCGTCAAATACGGGAAGGCGGGCATAGGGGGTGCCTTGGAGCTGGTGAATGATCTCGTCGATGGGTTCCTCCAGGTCGATACCATCCACCTCGTTGCGTGGGATCATGATATCTTCAACCTCGATCTTCTCTAGGTCGAGAATACTTAACAGCATCGCTTGGTGTCGTTTGGGAATCATCGCACCGGCTTCCAGTACCACAGTGCGCAACTCTTCCTGGCTCAGGGTCTGACCATCGGTATCATCCGGCGATACTCCGATACGCCTGAGGATGGCATTGGCGATAACGTTTACTGCCCACACCAGCGGATAGAGCAGTTTCAGCAGTGGGGTATAGACAAACGCTGCAGGGAATGCCAGTCGTTCTGGTTTTAGTGCCGCCAGTGTTTTTGGTGCCACCTCTGCAAAAATGAGAATGACCAGGGTGAGCAGTCCTGCGGCGATGGCGATGGCAGCTTCTCCTCCCAGACGCAGGGCAATAATGGTGGCGAGTGAGGAAGCGAGAATGTTGACGAAGTTGTTGCCGAGGAGTATTAATCCGATTAGGCGATCAGGGCGTTTTAACAACTTGTCTGCTCTGGTTGCCCCGGCATGGCCAATCTTCGTCAGATGTCGCAGACGGTAGCGGTTGAGTGTCATTAAAGCGGTTTCCGATCCGGAGAAGAATGCGGAAAGGATGATTAGCAGTGCGAGTATGCCAAATAGCGCACTCGTAGGTAGTTCGCTCAAGGGAGGGACCTTTTGTGTAGAGTCAGCTATCTTTCTATGTTGGTAGCGCTCTATTGTCAAGGAGGGCTTGATGTTAACCGGGAATGAGTAATCCAGATGAAAAAGAGAGACCATGATCCATTGAGTAACGGTTTACTCTATCAGGCCATTCTGCCGCTTCGTTGGGAGGGTGCTTCAGATGGTGTAACAGAGCAGCAGCTGGTAGCGGCGGAAGATCATAATGAACGCATGTTACAGGCACTGATCACCCTACAGGAGCGCCATCTGGAATCCCAAGAGGAAGAACAGGAGAATGCGCCTGAGCTGGCCCGTATTGAGGCTAAGCTGGATATGCTTATGGAGTTGGTTTCACAGCTAAAGCCACAACGGGAGCAGGAGGAGGGGCGCTTCTCACTGAAGCTTGGCTCTCGTGGTATATCATGGCAGGGGTGTTTGTCACCTCTGCCGCAAAAGGATCAGTCGCTTTGGCTCTATCTACAGCTAGATGAGCGTCTCCCAAAGCCGCTGCAACTGTTTGGTTATGTGGTAACGGTGGAGGATGTCGTGGGTGGGCACTCCATTACCCTGGTGTTTGAAGATCTCGGTCAACGGGTGATGGATCTGCTTGGAAAGCTGATATTCCGGCAACACCGACGCGAGGTCGCTCTGAAACGAAGTCGTCCATAGAGATAGTTTTAGTGCGGTGTCTGTTTTTCTCTCCGTGTCGGTATTTTGACATTTTTTTAGTTGAGTGTTTAACTAACCGCTAGTCGTGGAGATTTCTACCACGCTTTGATTTCAAAGGCTGGTGTATGGCGTATTACGAGCCTAATTTTGCCGTAAAGCCCTGGAGAGGTTAGGCATGAATAATAATAAACAGGCTGAAAATGAGGAAGTGCTGCGTAACGGTTGTGTGCTGCTTGCCGATCGTGACAGCGGCCGCATAAGCTATCTCAAAAATATTTTTGAGTTCATTGGTTACTCTCTGGAAGTGATGGACGATGCCGGTGCCCTGGAGGCAAGGCTGAAGCAGGATTTCGACTCCGGCTGCATCACCGTAATGATAGGCCCCTCTATCGAGGATAAGGAGCGGGAGGTAATAATTGGGCTGGCTACCGCAGAACCCCATCATCTTGCACTGATCAAGATTTCCACCGATAGTCTGATACCTATTGATCAAGATAGTGATAGTCGCTTCATCGATACACTGACGCTCCCGCTTCACCTGAACCCACTGGTTCACTCACTCCATAAATCTCAGATCTATCAGGAGAACAATCGAAACAGTGGGGCTGACCAGCGTCCGCTGGAGCTGTTTCGCAGTCTTTCGGGAAACAGCCGTGCTACACGCCAGATTAATAGAATGATCGAACAGGTGGCCAATACCGATGCCACCGTACTGGTCCTCGGTGAGTCGGGAACAGGCAAGGAGGTAGTTGCCCGCAAACTTCACTACAACTCCAGACGTAGAGGCAAGCCCTTTGTACCGATAAACTGCGGAGCAATCCCTTCCGATCTGCTTGAGAGTGAACTGTTCGGCCATGAGAAGGGGGCTTTCACCGGTGCTATCAGCTCCCGCCAAGGGCGTTTTGAGATGGCGGATGGCGGTACCCTGTTCCTTGACGAGATCGGTGATATGAGCATGCCGATGCAGGTCAAGCTACTACGGGTGCTTCAGGAACGCACCTTTGAGCGGGTCGGCAGCAATGTCAGTATTACCAGCAATGTACGTATCATTGCCGCGACCCACCGTAACTTGGAGCAAGCAATTGAAGAGAATAGTTTTAGAGAGGATCTCTATTACCGTCTTAATGTGTTTCCCATTGAGGTCCCGCCACTGCGTGACCGTGTAGAGGACCTACCGGTATTGGTCAACGATCTCATCTCTCGTATCGAGACAGAGAAGAGGGGATCGGTGCGCTTGACCCCGGCAGCAGTGATGGCGCTGACCCACTATAAGTGGCTCGGTAACGTCAGGGAGCTTGCCAATCTTATTGAGAGGCTCTCCATTCTCTACCCTTATGGGATTGTTGATGTTAAGGATCTGCCCGAAAAGTTCAGAGCAGGCATCACCCTCTCTACAGATACACAGGAACTGCCTCAGGTGAGTGTTCGTGGCGAGGAGCCGGAATCGGTCATAACTGTGCCGCGTCTACCGACGGAAGGCATAGACCTCAAAGCGCATCTCAGTAACCTTGAGTTGAATCTTATTAGGCAGGCCCTCGATGACACCGGAGGAGTTGTCGCCCACGCAGCCAAGCGACTCAATATGCGCCGTACCACTCTTGTGGAGAAGCTGAGAAAGTACGGCCTTCAGCGGTCCCATGGCTGACGTTAAATTGACACCATCAAATTTTATAAATTGCAACATACTGAATAATAAAGAATAATTAAATTGGCACGCTTCTTGTTACTCTTGTTTCGAGTTCTTCAATGGAACGACATAACGAGTTTGAAAGATGCAGATGCCTGGTCCTATATCACCCAAGAAGCAGCGGCTTGAAGATGCCTTTCAGGTATTTAATCATGTCTCTGAGCAGCTTGTTGACTCCTACCAGCAGTTGCAGTCCCAAGTCGTTGGTCTTAGTCATGAGCTTGCCGAGGCCCGTAGCGAACGGATGTTGCAGCTGGTTGAGAAGGAGCGCCTGGCTAACCGCCTAGCACGATTGCTGGAGACGCTGCCGGCCGCAGTTGTGGTTGTCGATGGTGATGGGAAAGTTGAGCAGTTCAATCCCGCAGCCTCCAGGCTGTTTCCTCTGCTGGCAAAAGAGGATAACTGGCCTGAACTCTACCTCCTTAACTTCCGCGCCGGTCGTATCAATGGTGAGCAGTGGCTCAACTCCGGCCGCCTGGTTAAGCTGACTGAGCGTGCTCTGGATCCTGAACCTGGAAAAATTGTTCTACTGCTGGATATCACAGAGAGTCATGAGCTCCAGGAGCGGATCGACCGCCAGCAACGGCTCAGTACACTGGGCGAGATGGCCGCCCAACTGGCTCACCAGATCAGAACTCCACTCAGCTCCGCTATTCTCTACACCTCCCACCTCTCCCGGGATGACCTGACCGAAGATCAACGCCGACGTTTTTCAAGTCGCTGCAGTGATCGTTTGCTGCATATTGAACGCCAGATCAATGACATGCTCGTTTTCACTCGGGGTGGGCAGTTTGAGCCTGAAGCCATAGATATGGCTGCCCTGCTGACGGAACTGGCGCAACACCTCGAACCGATGCTGCGCAAGTTTAACGCCCATTTTGAGTTGATCGGAGTGGAGTTGGTCGATGCATGGATCAGCGGTAATCAGGATGCGATGCTGGGGGCGCTGATGAATCTTGCGGTCAATGCACTTGAACAGGGAGGCGCGGGTGTTCGGCTGCAGATCGGGCTGCAACGTAACGACAGTGATGTGACGCTGCAGGTGCATGATGACGGTCCAGGTATTCCATTGGAACAGCAGTCAAAGATATTTGATCCCTTCTATACCACGCGCAGTGATGGCACTGGTCTCGGACTGGCTGTGGTCCAGTCGGTGGTATTGGGACATGAGGGCGAAATATCGCTGGAGAGCCGTCCCGGTAAAGGGGCTTCTTTCACCCTTAGTTTCCCACTGATGAAAGAGCATCCCACTGAGTTGAATAATAAGAGGTCGATAGTCGGGGGAACCGAGCGTCGGCTGAATGAAGTAAGGAGTATTGCATGAGTCAGTCTACCGTCTTGATCGTTGAAGATGATCCTACTCTGCGTGAAGCCCTCTGTGACACATTGGAGCTTGCAGGTTACGGTGTCTCCGCTGCCGGTGATGGTAAGGAGGCATTGAAGATACTTGAGCAGCAGGAGATAGGACTGATCGTTAGTGATGTGCAGATGAAGCCTATGGATGGTCATGAACTGCTGGCAAGAGTTAAGTCCGGCTACGCTTCGATGCCGGTACTATTGATGACTGCTTACGGCAATATCGAGAAGGCAGTCACCGCAATGCGTGGTGGTGCCGTAGACTACCTGGCTAAGCCATTTGAGCCTGAATTACTATTGGCAAAAGTACGTAGTTCCATACTGCAACAACAGCCTGTGGATAACTCTGTTATTGCCGAGGATCTCAAGACAAGAGATCTGCTGGCATTGTCACGAAGAGTGGCGCTGAGTGACGCCACTGTCTCCATAGGGGGAGAGAGCGGCACCGGTAAAGAGGTATTTGCACAGTTTATCCATCGGCAGTCAGAGCGCAGAGAGGGTCCC from Candidatus Sedimenticola sp. (ex Thyasira tokunagai) carries:
- a CDS encoding HlyC/CorC family transporter, translated to MSELPTSALFGILALLIILSAFFSGSETALMTLNRYRLRHLTKIGHAGATRADKLLKRPDRLIGLILLGNNFVNILASSLATIIALRLGGEAAIAIAAGLLTLVILIFAEVAPKTLAALKPERLAFPAAFVYTPLLKLLYPLVWAVNVIANAILRRIGVSPDDTDGQTLSQEELRTVVLEAGAMIPKRHQAMLLSILDLEKIEVEDIMIPRNEVDGIDLEEPIDEIIHQLQGTPYARLPVFDGGIDHLVGILQVRKAMYALTQGRLKRQTIIDICDSPYFIPEGTTLNSQLLNFQRKKQRIGLVVDEYGDLLGLVTLADLLEEIVGEFTTDPADSVKEVQPQDDGSFLIAGSANLKDLVRSFHWDLPTDGPRTINGLIIEYMETIPEPGTSLLLEGYPVEILQTQDNAVKVIRLLPQKHNIQSTTCN
- a CDS encoding PilZ domain-containing protein codes for the protein MKKRDHDPLSNGLLYQAILPLRWEGASDGVTEQQLVAAEDHNERMLQALITLQERHLESQEEEQENAPELARIEAKLDMLMELVSQLKPQREQEEGRFSLKLGSRGISWQGCLSPLPQKDQSLWLYLQLDERLPKPLQLFGYVVTVEDVVGGHSITLVFEDLGQRVMDLLGKLIFRQHRREVALKRSRP
- a CDS encoding ATP-binding protein, which produces MPGPISPKKQRLEDAFQVFNHVSEQLVDSYQQLQSQVVGLSHELAEARSERMLQLVEKERLANRLARLLETLPAAVVVVDGDGKVEQFNPAASRLFPLLAKEDNWPELYLLNFRAGRINGEQWLNSGRLVKLTERALDPEPGKIVLLLDITESHELQERIDRQQRLSTLGEMAAQLAHQIRTPLSSAILYTSHLSRDDLTEDQRRRFSSRCSDRLLHIERQINDMLVFTRGGQFEPEAIDMAALLTELAQHLEPMLRKFNAHFELIGVELVDAWISGNQDAMLGALMNLAVNALEQGGAGVRLQIGLQRNDSDVTLQVHDDGPGIPLEQQSKIFDPFYTTRSDGTGLGLAVVQSVVLGHEGEISLESRPGKGASFTLSFPLMKEHPTELNNKRSIVGGTERRLNEVRSIA